Genomic DNA from Desulfuromonas versatilis:
GGACCTTGATCCGGGCGAACCGCTTGTCGTTGGCCTCGACCAGGGTCCAGGGGGCGACCTGGGTGCTGGTCCGCTCGACCATGTCGCAGATTGCCTCTTCGTAGAGTTCCCACTTTTCCCGGTTGCGCCAGTCCTCGTCGGTGATCTTGAAGCGTTTGAAGGGGGTCGTCTCGCGGGCCTGGAAGCGCTGGTACTGCTCCTGCTTGCTGATCGCCAGCCAGAACTTGACCACCACCGTGTGGTGCCGCACCAGCTGTTCCTCGAAATCGTTGATTTCCGGGTAGGCGCGCAGCCAGTCGACTTCGGCGCATAGCCCCTCGACCCGCTCCACCAGCACCCGTCCGTACCAGGAGCGGTCAAAGATGACCAGCCGCCCCCGGCCCGGCAGCTGGCGCCAGAAGCGCCACAGGTAGGGATGGGCCAGCTCCTCGTCGCTGGGGGCGGCGACGGGCACCACCCGGTAGCGGCGGGCATCGAGGGCCCCGGTCACGCGGCGGATGCTCCCGCCCTTGCCGGCGGCGTCGTTCCCCTCGAAGACCACCACGACGGAGAGCTTGCCGAACTTGCGGCGGCGGCTCAGGCGGTTGAGCCTACCCTGCCAGCGCGCCAGCTGTTTCTGGTACTCCTTTTTGCCCAGGGACTGGGTCAAGTCCAGACAGCGCAGCACGTTGAGCGAATCGATCCGGGGCAGAATGGGCGGAACGGTAACCGGCAACGCCTCCTCACCCTGATTATTCAACCGCTGCTGCAGGGCGCTCAGGAGGGTTTTGCCCAGGCTCAGGTTGCGATAGCGAAAATCGCTCCCCTCGATGATGCCCCAGGGCGCTTCGGCCGAACTGGTCTGCCGCAAGGCCCGCTCGGCCACCCGACGGAACTCGGGATAATGCTCGTGGTTGCGCCAATCGGCCTTGGTCACCCGCCAGCGGGTGGCGGGGTCCTTTTGCAACTTTTCGAAGCGCTTTTTCTGCCCCTTCCGCGAGAGGTGCAGCCAAACCTTGAGCACCAGTTCCCCCTCGTCGACGAGCATCTTTTCGAAGCGGTTGATCCGCTCCATCGCCTGGTCCAGTTCCGCATTGCCGATCCGCTCGAAGACCCGGTCGCGGATGGCTTCGGTGTAAAGGGCGTCGAAAAAGATGCCGATCTTCCCCTTGGGCGGGAGCTCGCGCCAATAGCGCCACATGGGGGGGCGCTCCAGGTCGATCTCGGAGGGCAGGCCGGGGGCGTGGGTCTGGATGTACCGGGGGTCCATCCACTCGTTGAGCAGATTGACCACATCCCCCTTGCCGCCGCCGTCCATCCCAGCAATGATGAGAACCACGGCAAAGCGCGGGGACTGCACCAGTTCGAGCTGCGCCTCGAGCAGGGCTTCACGCAGGGCGGGAACTTCGGCTTCATAGCTGTCGGCCCCGATCTGGTGGCCGAGTTCGGCGGATTCGAACATGCTGAAAGCCTTTTTGGCTAAATGCAGGTCGCGGCCGCGATTCTTGTTTCCCCTGAAGGCAAGCGGCTGTCAACCTGGAACTCTGATCAAGTTATAGTTATACCAGCTTGGCATTGACCCGCCTGGCCCAAGCTGGGGAAAATTACGCCCCTTTCCCCCAAGGAGGCCCCCCATGCCCATGGAGATCGAACGCAAATTCCTGGTCAGCGGCGACCAGTGGCGCCAGGGCGCGCACGGCACCCTGTACCGCCAGGGCTACCTGTGCACCGACCCGGAGCGGACGGTGCGGGTGCGCCTGGCCGGTGACCGGGGGACGTTGACCATCAAGGGAAAGACCGAGGGGATCAGCCGCGCCGAGTTCGAATACCCCATTCCCGCCGGTGAGGCCGCGCAGCTTCTCGACCGGCTCTGCCTGCGGCCGCTCATCGAAAAGCGCCGCTACCGCGTGGAGTACGGCGGACGTATCTGGGAGGTGGATGAGTTTTTCGGCGACAACGCCGGGCTGGTTCTCGCCGAGGTCGAGCTGGAAACGGAAAGCGCCCAGGTGGAACTGCCCAGCTGGGTATTCCGGGAGGTCTCGGACGACCCCCGCTATTTCAATGCGAGCCTGGTGAAAAAACCCTTTTGCACCTGGTAGCTCCCCTGCTGCCCCTGCCTCAGGCGAGGATATACTCGTTGAGCACAAACTGGTCGGCCGCCTCCTGCTCCATGCCGGCAAAGATCAGCTGTTCCCACTCCCAGGCAGCGCTTTTCTGCGCGTTGAGCAGATGCTTCTCCAGCACCCCGCTGCGTTTCATCGACAGCAGCAGGCGAGGCTTCCTGGTCTGCAGGTAGGTCAATCGCATCATTCCAAAATGGTTCAGGTTTTCCACGTTGCCAACTCCAGAGGTTGATTTGTCCCGCTTCCCGCGGCATTGAAACCGGCCGCCATCCGGCGGCGCCCCGGCCTTTCGGCCCATCTTTCCGAAATTTTTCGCGCCTGCCACTCGAGCCTGGAACCGAGGCATTTCCACCAGTCTGCCAGCGAATTGTTATCCCGGCGTTGCGCCCCGGTTATGAAAAGATGATTTCCGGGGACGGGGCCAGCCTCAGTACATCAGGCTGCCCAGCCCCAGGGTGCGGCGAAAGTCCCACAGTCTCATGAAAAAGTCGTCGCAGCGCCCGGTGGCCGGCCACGTAACCCTGGTCAAGGGGGAGCGCTCGCGGCCCGCCGAGTACGCCTGCAACCTGCGGTAGGCGCACCCCAAAGGAGGGAGGGGATTTAAAGCCGCCAATAAAAATGGGGGCTTAGTGCGCCCCCTGCTTCATGTGGAGTAATTTCCCCTTGATTTCCCGAATGACGAAAATGGAAATGAAGGCGCGTATCCGCGCCTGGGGGCTGAGTTCGTGTAGTGCCTGGAGGTACATGGGACGGATCACCCTGCGAAATTCCGGAAACTGTTCGCCGAGGGCCTCGATCGCCGATTCATGCTGAACCTTCTCGGCTTCGTCGTTCACATCCAGCCAATCAGCCTGCCGGTTTTCCCTGTAGAAATCCGGCTGTACCTGTATCAATCTCGAATCCATACGCAAACCCCTGGAAACTATGGTTTTCATGAGGGTTGCGGGCCTGAAATTCTGTCCTTGGCAGATGCCCGCAAGGCTTTCCATGGAGAGAACTGCCTTCT
This window encodes:
- the pap gene encoding polyphosphate:AMP phosphotransferase codes for the protein MFESAELGHQIGADSYEAEVPALREALLEAQLELVQSPRFAVVLIIAGMDGGGKGDVVNLLNEWMDPRYIQTHAPGLPSEIDLERPPMWRYWRELPPKGKIGIFFDALYTEAIRDRVFERIGNAELDQAMERINRFEKMLVDEGELVLKVWLHLSRKGQKKRFEKLQKDPATRWRVTKADWRNHEHYPEFRRVAERALRQTSSAEAPWGIIEGSDFRYRNLSLGKTLLSALQQRLNNQGEEALPVTVPPILPRIDSLNVLRCLDLTQSLGKKEYQKQLARWQGRLNRLSRRRKFGKLSVVVVFEGNDAAGKGGSIRRVTGALDARRYRVVPVAAPSDEELAHPYLWRFWRQLPGRGRLVIFDRSWYGRVLVERVEGLCAEVDWLRAYPEINDFEEQLVRHHTVVVKFWLAISKQEQYQRFQARETTPFKRFKITDEDWRNREKWELYEEAICDMVERTSTQVAPWTLVEANDKRFARIKVLRTLCERIEEALERL
- a CDS encoding CYTH domain-containing protein encodes the protein MPMEIERKFLVSGDQWRQGAHGTLYRQGYLCTDPERTVRVRLAGDRGTLTIKGKTEGISRAEFEYPIPAGEAAQLLDRLCLRPLIEKRRYRVEYGGRIWEVDEFFGDNAGLVLAEVELETESAQVELPSWVFREVSDDPRYFNASLVKKPFCTW
- a CDS encoding TnpV protein, with translation MENLNHFGMMRLTYLQTRKPRLLLSMKRSGVLEKHLLNAQKSAAWEWEQLIFAGMEQEAADQFVLNEYILA